A genomic segment from Gossypium hirsutum isolate 1008001.06 chromosome D04, Gossypium_hirsutum_v2.1, whole genome shotgun sequence encodes:
- the LOC121215972 gene encoding transcription factor HHO6, with the protein MGSVPSELSLDFRPKFMPKTISNFLEEISLMGSVSDKISKLDSFVKRLEEEMRKIDGFKRELPLSMLLLNDAILALKEESTQCVRRRNVEPVLEEFIPLKNNQKENNNHSDEEEEDDSKKNWMSSVQLWNTDDDDYSSIDDKLDTKRNHGDPFKNRGKVRGFMPFKANLSFAVKKEEKREIPIHGLTILTPGIKNPKVELGFTESRMSRSRAASCSSLKGQVNFRSELQPLSDHQRQQQQATRKQRRCWSSELHRRFVNALQQLGGSQVATPKQIRELMQVDGLTNDEVKSHLQKYRLHTRRLPPSTRTTTTPANQSALVLGNGLCMSHDPYGDSSKGSSSQSGSPQGPLQLATNTGGTSTTRGDSTEDEEDAKSKAYSWKTPTHKPLKGNV; encoded by the exons atgggCTCGGTTCCATCAGAACTGAGCTTGGATTTTAGACCCAAATTTATGCCCAAAACGATCAGTAATTTTCTCGAGGAAATTTCATTGATGGGAAGCGTTTCCGATAAGATTTCAAAGCTTGATTCTTTTGTTAAACGATTAGAAGAAGAAATGAGAAAGATCGATGGTTTTAAACGTGAACTTCCTCTTTCTATGCTTCTTTTGAATGATG CGATTTTAGCTTTGAAAGAGGAATCAACGCAATGTGTTAGAAGAAGAAATGTTGAACCTGTTTTAGAAGAATTTATTCCATTGAAGAACAATCAAAAGGAGAATAATAATCAcagtgatgaagaagaagaagatgattctAAGAAAAATTGGATGAGTTCTGTTCAGCTTTGgaatactgatgatgatgattatAGTTCCATTGATGATAAATTAGATACTAAG AGAAACCATGGGGATCCATTTAAAAACAGGGGAAAAGTTAGAGGTTTTATGCCATTCAAGGCAAATTTGAGTTTTGcagtgaagaaagaagagaaaagggAGATACCAATTCATGGACTAACGATTCTCACTCCGGGAATCAAGAATCCGAAAGTGGAATTGGGTTTTACGGAATCGAGGATGAGCCGTAGTAGAGCAGCTTCGTGTTCTTCCTTGAAGGGTCAGGTGAATTTCCGGTCCGAGTTGCAGCCCTTATCCGATCACCAGCGACAACAACAGCAGGCTACTAGGAAGCAAAGGAGGTGTTGGTCATCGGAGTTACATCGCCGGTTTGTTAATGCATTGCAGCAATTAGGTGGCTCTCAAG TGGCTACTCCAAAGCAAATTAGGGAACTTATGCAAGTAGATGGCTTGACCAATGATGAAGTTAAGAGCCATTTGCAG AAATACCGACTTCATACGAGACGACTTCCACCATCTACAAGGACCACAACCACCCCAGCAAATCAATCGGCCCTTGTTTTGGGGAATGGTCTATGCATGTCCCATGATCCATACGGAGATTCTTCGAAAGGCAGCAGTTCACAATCCGGTTCTCCTCAAGGTCCTCTCCAATTAGCTACGAACACTGGAGGAACCTCCACAACAAGAGGTGACAGTACGGAAGATGAAGAAGACGCAAAATCCAAAGCCTATAGCTGGAAAACCCCTACTCACAAGCCCCTTAAAGGCAATGTATAG